The Prunus dulcis chromosome 3, ALMONDv2, whole genome shotgun sequence genome segment AAAGTGCATTTCCTGGATTTGCTTCTCGTAGTTTGGCCTACAAATAATACAATATCGCATcagacaaaaaaatatatataaagaagaaTGTGCCACAAATTTCCTAAAAAATACCTGACCCTCTGCCGTCAAATAAAAGTCATCAATGGATATTGAGGCAGAATTCCTGATATTTGAACATATTGTCAGCAATACCAAATTCCTTTATCTTTTTATGAATCATCTAGAGTATCAGTTTCTCATAGCTTACCGGCCCGTAATTTGGAATAGATAATTAAGAGCAAACACAAGTGTAGTCTTTCCACAACCTTGTGGTGCACTAAAACCAATCTGCATCACAGACCAAAAATCAGCACCATAAGAcgaaacaaaaactaaaaataaacaatGGCAGCAATCACTCTTCATAGATGCAATCATTTCTGGAGACAGATATACCTTTTCAAATGCCAATAGAATGCAACCCAATACAGAAACTTAAGAGTACAAAAAAAGAGGGGATAATTGGAGTAGAAATGATGTACCACTAGAGGAGGTATATCTTCTCCATCTTTGTACAAGGATCTGTGCTGAGAAATCTGATCatcacaccaaaaaaataccGGAATATAGTAGTGATAAAGCCTAACTTTTTGAGGCTCCGTCAGATACAATTCATTGAGCTGAAACAGCCGACAGAGGTGCAACCCATAGGACAACCATTTGTCAACAGACTCAGCCACTGCTTCTGGGGTCAGACCCAATTTGTTTATCAATGGACCGGAGCATATAAAGTTAAAAAGGTCCTGCACAGAAGAAACTTCTGCGGGCTGTGTAGGAAACACAGAATACAATTGGCCCTGCCCACATTCACTGCCGGCAGCATTGTTGTGACGCATAGAATTGTCTTGCATCCAGGAACATCCACTGCCTGCAAGAAGAATCCCTGAAAGAGAAAAGAGGTGAAGAACAGTCTTGCTGTGATCAACTCCAATTGCAGCCACGATATAGACCATATTGAGACTATTCAGCTTGACCCATTactatatattaaaaatattttgcaCGGTATATATATCTGCGAACCTATATCCGTATTCTATATGATCACCAATGAACAAAAGGGctttttccttctatttttGTTAAGTTAAAGGAAAAGATTCCCCATGAAAACCAAATGGAAATAGATTCAGAATATAACTAAAGATAGTGCAAGACATAAATGTAAAAATTCTAAGCCCTAAAACTGCAGTAAGGTTAGTTAAGTTTCCAAATCAGTTATTCAACATACAGGCAATCAATAAGCTAGAAAGTGGATAGGAGAAGATATTTAGCTCTAATAAGAAGAGATATTTAGCCTTAATAAGAAGATTGTACTTGTATCTGAGTAAATAACATAGGCAGGGGTCATGAGGAAATAAATGATGTCCTACAAGGCGAAAAAAAGCAGCTAAGTTGATCCACCTCAAGTAACTAAGGTATAAGCGTTAGTTGTAAATTTCTGTTAGTTGACTAGTACTTTCAAACAAAGTGGTTCCTCTCCTTTTTCACAAGAGCAAGTTATCGGTTCAACCCATGAAAGAGATGGGATTTGTGAGGAAGAGGACCAGCTTTCAACCAATGGAAgatacataaattttttaataagaaGGCTAGACCCCAAAAATGGAGAGATGAGGAGACATTACAAATGTCCAACTGCAATTAGTTAAACAAGCTCCCTAAGAGAAAGGACAAATAAGCTCACAGCTCTAAAGAATTGAAGGAATCCATCCATACGGCTTTAGTAAATTGTGACCAATCAAACACTGTCCCCAAAAATGCCAATATCTTATGTACGAACCTCCAAAAAGAGAACAGTGGTTTTTCAGTAGTGTATGGATTGCATGCTAATTTGCTTCCAGTAAATACAGTTTTTATTCCAAAGATACCGCAACGATGTGGACTTTGATATTTCAAAACTTCATTGACAAGGGCTCAAAATTGTTGCTCCAGTTTCATGATATCTACGGCCTGCTCTTAGGATACTCAAGTGTCAGGACTTATCCTGTTGAGTACTCCATTGATGCCATTTAACCAGAAGTATTCAACATTGCATCTAAATAACTATATACATGTTAACCAGTACTTCTGGCACCAGAAAAGCTGAAGAATATATACATATTGCAAGAATCTATCTTAACTTCCTACAATGTTTTTGTCCCCTTTTTTTATGAACCcttaaaatcattttttccTAAAATTACCCAAGAACAACTACGTACTGCAGCTTGAACCAGGCCTGGCATGGGAAAATTGGACCCTTTAAACCATTCAGCTATCCCATGAGGGACAAAGCATGAGACTTTAATAAATCTCCAAACTTCccattccttttttttccattttgcttTCTATTTTGATCAGATTCTTACTCTTCCAAAGCAATTATCGAATGCAGGATAAAATGTATGTAACAAGAATCAAATTCACATTGAGTAGCAAGCAAAGTAAATGGAGAAGTAAATGAAATTATATCtggaaatagaaaaattaCCAGACTTTGAGAAATGGGTAGGCATTGCAGAGAGCTTAGATGATGGGTATGGTCTATTTGATCCATAGAgggaagagaggagagagaagtgaTAAGAATGAGACAAAGAATGTGATTTATTACTACTATTGGGCTTACTAGTGTTACAGAAAGAATAATAACAAttagaaacagagagagagggcgTAGGTGGCCATGGCTGAGATAAGATATTCAAGGCCGccattttcatctctctcgCTCACTCTGTTGATGATGTTTTCCCAAAGCTGTGCAGGAGATATAACCAATGGTCATGGTGGTTCTGTGTGCGTTAACGAGGGTAACGATACTTGTTTGTTGGAAAGTACTAAACTACCCATACTTATCactgttttctctcttttttgggtCGTAAAATCCAATTCTTTTGTAGTGGATatatgaaaaagtaaaaattgtGCACATCCACCACTTcgaaattaatattttattacctGCAGGGTGACAAATGGATAAATTTAATAGTAGGTTTTTTTTCTCGGTTGTTTTGTTATACAATCGAGATAAGAAGAGGGAAATTGAACCCAGAATTTTGATTGCAGAGATAAATGTTTTTTAACAATTTGAGCTATAAGTTCtttgtaatttaataattgttTAAAAGACCAAAAGGGTAGGTTTCGACCTAAATGGATATCATATAGTCAAAACCCAACATTTGGCAACCTTATTATTACAGATTTTCGAAATGAAACCTTGATCTAGTTTGGTTATCTGCGACATAGTGTCTCTTGGTTGCAGGCTACTCGCAATGTTTTTGTTCAGCTCATGTTCTTATAGCGGAAGGTTGAGTACTTCATGGACGCCTGATTTGGGTGGTTATGTCATTTCACGTAGTACTGTTCTTCATCACTCTTAAGGCAAAGCTTAAGCATGTTTTCGAAGAAGCGTATCTCTCACAAATCTGTAAGTAGCCaagtacttttctttttttgggggggaAGGAGCACTAAAtaaggggggggggggggggggggaaaGGGCAATGGAAAACAAGAAACTTAAAGTTCATAAGAAGAGTAATGAGCCACAATCACAAGACAGCTGCAAATAAATTTGATTCATTAGATTAAAAGCTTTGCCTGGAAAAAGTTACATTTCACTCATTACAACTTAATTAAATTGTGGTCAAGGCCTGATTAAGAGCTAGTTTAAACTGAACAACATAATGACTATTAACAATTCATGTAACCAAGTTTAATACTTAAGTGGCCAGACATCCCTAGGTCAATTTTACAAAGACACAGGTTGGATCAAGCACAAAACCAGGTCAGAAAATCTATAAACAGGAATTAAGAAATTGGACAAAATGAATATAAATGGAATGGAGACAGGATTAAGATGGCACATCAAGTACAACCTCATGGAGTGATTGACAAAATCCAGAGGTAACTTCTGTCCGGAAAGTGTACATGTCTCAGTCTCTGTTAGCTGTCACTTGAAATCATCTTCAAAATAGTGTTTCAAGGAGTTTTGGGGATGACAAACCCGCTACGGATTTAAACTGCCACAACGAAAACCACCTCATTAATAGAAAATTCAGTGTGTCCCAGTTATTCTACTGATTTTAGAAAGGTTTATAGTAAACAGCGGTTTCTTTAGACTCTTGCTCTTTGATACCTTTTGGTGCCTATACTTCATGCGTACAGCACTCAGAGGACAACCATTGGTGTTCAACTGTAAATCTTGCAGAGCAAGAACTGTGATCTTCAGATCCAATGGCGTGTAACGGGTATAGTGTTCTAGTATTGGATTCTGTTAGAGTTACAACTGAAGTCATATTTCCAGTATATAATCAACATGCAGAAGAAAATAGTGAAACGCCaaggaagaaaagacaaaCCCATGGATGGCTGGACTGATCTAAGGTCcatttggaaagaaaaacagCTGATGCAGCAACGACGGAAGGAAGGAAATTCAAGAAGCTATAGTCAACCAAAGTTAGTTCAGCAAGATAATTGGCCAAGTACTCCAGTTCAAGGCTAGGAGTCTGcaaaaattttgttattacACATGTAAGTCGTTCTTCAAACCGAAggtcaaaaaaaaaagagcatgGTATCTGCAAACCAAGGCCAAAAGCAACTTTAACTAATCAAGTTACCTTATAAGAAGCTTGTGCTGCTCGAAGAAATCTCCTGAAAATGAAGGCGCATTAGCAATATTCAATAGCATATTGAAACTATCAATAAAGGAAACTGATACCATATAGGCAAGATGTACCTGAGGAAAGTTTTAGTTGTTGGTGCAAAAAGTTGAAACCCAAAGTACTTCAATACTTGACTCTCCATTTTCAATACctgcaatttttatttattcaggAAGgcaataaaaagaattttaacAGGCAAGAATAAATTGGAACCTTAAGGATGTCACTAACATACACATACAAGTCCTGCCTCAGGTTTCCAGTTTtcagtagagagagagagaggagcgcagttaaagattttttttcataaacttCAGACCCATGACACGGAAATAAAAGGCATCCTGCCTTCTTTGCATTTATAACAGGGTGACAAAAGAACGCTTAAAATGAAATTACTCGCTTTGAAGTCGTAAACTCCTCATTTTCATCTCATCTATTATGT includes the following:
- the LOC117623225 gene encoding D-glycerate 3-kinase, chloroplastic yields the protein MKMAALNILSQPWPPTPSLSVSNCYYSFCNTSKPNSSNKSHSLSHSYHFSLLSSLYGSNRPYPSSKLSAMPTHFSKSGILLAGSGCSWMQDNSMRHNNAAGSECGQGQLYSVFPTQPAEVSSVQDLFNFICSGPLINKLGLTPEAVAESVDKWLSYGLHLCRLFQLNELYLTEPQKVRLYHYYIPVFFWCDDQISQHRSLYKDGEDIPPLVIGFSAPQGCGKTTLVFALNYLFQITGRNSASISIDDFYLTAEGQAKLREANPGNALLELRGNAGSHDLTFSVETLSDLSKLSKEGMKMKLPRYDKSAYNGKGDRADPSTWPEVEGPLTVVLFEGWMLGFKPLPVEVVKAVDPQLETVNKNLEAYYDAWYKFIKAWIIIKIKDPSCVYQWRLQAEIAMREDGKPGMSDDEVKDFVSRYLPAYNAYLPTLYSEGPEGSDPKRLILVEIDEGRNPILGN